The following proteins come from a genomic window of Corynebacterium hansenii:
- a CDS encoding TetR/AcrR family transcriptional regulator, whose translation MESDTSRPRRQNSAATRARIIEVAADYFTRKPFSKVSLKEIATEVGVSAPLIIKYFRTKEGLLEELIDFDSMKDLICEVPFEDIGTTLANDAINGDRSSTSSLIALLMATAGSPAAVKTVTDQFQEAIGGALFDRIRKEAPSVSGDEDAEQRCQYALAMYTGLGAVLVSYARGIPSEGTAAVTSYGAHIQRVLETPTEVPVSSPED comes from the coding sequence ATGGAAAGCGATACGTCACGACCCAGGCGCCAGAACTCCGCGGCGACCAGGGCTCGGATCATCGAGGTCGCGGCGGATTACTTCACCCGCAAGCCGTTCTCGAAGGTCTCCCTCAAGGAGATCGCCACTGAGGTGGGCGTCAGCGCGCCGTTGATCATCAAGTACTTCCGCACGAAGGAAGGCCTTCTCGAGGAACTGATCGACTTCGATTCGATGAAGGACCTCATCTGCGAGGTCCCCTTCGAGGACATCGGCACGACCCTGGCGAACGACGCCATCAACGGTGATCGATCCTCCACCAGCTCGCTCATCGCGCTGCTGATGGCCACCGCCGGCAGCCCCGCCGCGGTGAAGACGGTGACCGATCAGTTCCAGGAAGCCATCGGCGGCGCCCTGTTCGACCGCATCCGCAAGGAGGCCCCGTCGGTCAGCGGCGACGAGGACGCCGAGCAGCGCTGCCAGTACGCCCTGGCCATGTACACGGGCCTGGGCGCCGTCCTGGTCAGCTACGCCCGCGGCATCCCCTCGGAAGGCACGGCGGCGGTGACGTCCTACGGCGCCCACATCCAGCGGGTTCTGGAGACCCCGACCGAGGTCCCGGTTTCCTCCCCCGAGGACTGA
- a CDS encoding DUF368 domain-containing protein: MDTNENTRPAGGRRTGRAPAPVDAPGTNTDPRPPTAVGTVANVVRGGLIGLAETIPGVSGGTVALVTGIYPRLIASAKNITEIPKAMVTKGDWRAAARKVDWWLLLPVAFGMVAIVFSLAGIMESFVTGQPVASKALFMGMIAASVIVPFQEIRPGALERPGMRGKAIATFVLFAVGTFWLTSLPQASGTGEPALWMVFLAASVAICALVLPGVSGSFFLLVVGLYAPTMAAVDQRNFAYLGTFMLGALVGIVLFVRLLEWLLEHKHTVTLVAMAGLLLGSLRALWPWQDGDGTMLAAGDDWPKALGLFVLGAAIVGVVAWLQRRFSEQEPVR; encoded by the coding sequence ATGGATACGAACGAAAACACCCGCCCCGCCGGCGGCCGACGCACCGGGCGCGCGCCCGCGCCGGTCGACGCGCCGGGGACGAACACCGACCCCCGTCCGCCGACCGCCGTCGGCACCGTCGCCAACGTCGTGCGCGGCGGTCTCATCGGCCTGGCCGAAACGATCCCCGGCGTCTCGGGCGGCACCGTCGCGCTGGTCACCGGCATCTACCCGCGGTTGATCGCCTCGGCCAAGAACATCACCGAGATCCCCAAGGCCATGGTGACCAAGGGCGACTGGCGCGCCGCCGCGCGCAAGGTCGACTGGTGGCTGCTGCTGCCGGTGGCCTTCGGCATGGTGGCCATCGTCTTCTCGCTGGCCGGCATCATGGAGTCCTTCGTCACCGGCCAGCCGGTGGCGTCGAAGGCGCTGTTCATGGGCATGATCGCCGCATCGGTGATCGTTCCCTTCCAGGAGATCCGGCCGGGTGCGCTGGAGCGGCCCGGCATGCGCGGCAAGGCCATCGCGACGTTCGTGCTCTTCGCCGTCGGCACCTTCTGGCTGACCTCGTTGCCGCAGGCGTCGGGCACGGGCGAGCCGGCGTTGTGGATGGTGTTCCTGGCGGCGTCGGTGGCCATCTGCGCCCTGGTCCTGCCGGGCGTGTCCGGTTCGTTCTTCCTGCTGGTGGTGGGCCTGTACGCTCCGACCATGGCCGCGGTGGATCAGCGCAACTTCGCGTATCTGGGCACGTTCATGCTGGGCGCGCTCGTCGGCATCGTGCTGTTCGTCCGGCTGCTGGAGTGGCTGCTGGAGCACAAGCACACGGTGACGCTCGTCGCGATGGCCGGCCTGCTGCTCGGTTCACTGCGCGCCCTGTGGCCCTGGCAGGACGGCGACGGCACGATGCTCGCCGCCGGCGACGACTGGCCGAAGGCCCTGGGCCTGTTCGTCCTCGGTGCCGCCATCGTCGGCGTCGTGGCCTGGTTGCAGCGCCGTTTCTCCGAGCAGGAACCGGTGCGCTAA
- a CDS encoding NAD(P)-dependent malic enzyme has translation MDSGKGRDDDNAGRGIGDDEQGAAPNDDHGAEMTDAVADRNAGPDSDERVDQHVDEPIAQVEEAVAESLDGPIGTEEIFKAHEGGKLITASTLPLDSTRDLSISYTPGVAQVCEAIHDDPKLTRTYTWTGNNVAIISDGTAVLGLGDIGPKAALPVMEGKAQLFGRFAGLNAVPIVLDTTDPDELVDTIARLAPSFGGINLEDISAPRCFDIERRLDERLDIPVFHDDQHGTAIVITAGLRNACALTGRRLEDLKVVISGAGAAGVATTRMLLSAGVSDIVVVDSRGIIHEGREPLNDVKATLAELTNPRGLSGTISDALDGADAFIGVSAGHLNSEQVARMAEGPFLFSLANPNPEIPQKIALEYGSVVATGRSDYPNQINNVLAFPGIFKGALNAGAKRITKSMKLAATRAIAAVAAEDLRPDYIVPSPLDPRVAPAVAAAVEVAARNDSTSGASR, from the coding sequence ATGGACAGCGGCAAGGGCAGGGACGACGACAACGCCGGGCGCGGCATCGGGGACGACGAGCAGGGCGCCGCCCCGAACGACGACCACGGCGCCGAGATGACCGACGCGGTCGCCGACCGCAACGCCGGCCCCGACTCCGACGAGCGCGTCGACCAGCACGTCGACGAGCCGATTGCCCAGGTCGAGGAAGCCGTCGCCGAGTCGCTCGACGGGCCGATCGGCACGGAGGAGATCTTCAAGGCGCACGAGGGCGGCAAGCTCATCACGGCGTCCACCCTCCCGCTGGACTCCACCCGCGACCTGTCCATCTCCTACACCCCCGGCGTCGCCCAGGTCTGCGAGGCCATCCACGACGACCCGAAGCTGACCCGCACCTACACGTGGACCGGCAACAACGTCGCCATCATCTCCGACGGCACCGCGGTGCTCGGCCTCGGCGACATCGGCCCCAAGGCCGCGCTTCCCGTCATGGAGGGCAAGGCGCAGCTCTTCGGCCGCTTCGCCGGCCTCAACGCCGTGCCGATCGTCCTGGACACCACGGACCCCGACGAACTGGTGGACACCATCGCCCGCCTCGCGCCGTCCTTCGGCGGCATCAATCTCGAGGACATCTCGGCGCCGCGGTGCTTCGACATCGAGCGCCGCCTGGACGAGAGGCTGGACATCCCCGTCTTCCACGACGACCAGCACGGCACGGCCATCGTCATCACCGCCGGGCTGCGCAACGCCTGCGCGCTGACCGGCCGCCGCCTGGAAGACCTCAAGGTCGTCATCTCCGGCGCCGGCGCCGCAGGCGTGGCCACCACCCGCATGCTGCTGTCGGCCGGCGTCTCCGACATCGTCGTCGTCGACTCGCGCGGCATCATCCACGAGGGCCGCGAACCCCTCAACGACGTCAAGGCCACCCTGGCCGAGCTGACCAACCCGCGCGGCCTCAGCGGCACCATCTCCGACGCCCTCGACGGCGCCGACGCGTTCATCGGCGTCTCCGCCGGCCACCTCAACTCCGAGCAGGTCGCCCGGATGGCCGAAGGCCCGTTCCTGTTCTCCCTGGCCAACCCGAACCCGGAGATCCCCCAGAAGATCGCCCTGGAATACGGCTCCGTCGTGGCCACCGGCCGGTCGGACTACCCGAACCAGATCAACAACGTCCTGGCCTTCCCGGGCATCTTCAAGGGGGCGCTGAACGCCGGCGCCAAGCGCATCACCAAGTCGATGAAACTTGCCGCCACCCGCGCGATCGCCGCCGTCGCCGCCGAGGATCTGCGCCCCGACTACATCGTCCCGTCGCCGCTGGACCCCCGCGTCGCGCCGGCCGTCGCCGCCGCGGTGGAAGTCGCCGCCCGCAATGACTCGACGTCGGGGGCATCCCGCTAA
- a CDS encoding ABC transporter substrate-binding protein, with amino-acid sequence MRRPLAAAAATLAAALTMGLAGCVTNDEGGHPDGWEPVTPAAVPELADRVPEAIRARGTISIGTNPTFAPLEFKDSRGQKIGFDLDLARAAAGVLGLELDVREQDFTLILPSISAGTVDFGASGFTSNEERRRTYDFVDYLDTGLQWARPAGSTITPDDACGREISVQRGTVAEMEDLPARSDACVSAGKPPIKRLAYQDAGTAATAVVLGRADAMAADSPVSAWAVGRADGKLELAGGIYDGAPFGWPVPKGSELAPLLADALQHLIDTGEYERILHMWGLDDGAVNQARINGEDIR; translated from the coding sequence ATGAGAAGACCCCTCGCCGCCGCCGCGGCAACGCTGGCGGCCGCATTGACGATGGGACTGGCCGGCTGCGTCACCAACGACGAAGGCGGCCATCCCGACGGGTGGGAACCGGTCACCCCGGCAGCCGTGCCCGAACTGGCGGACAGGGTGCCGGAGGCCATCCGCGCCCGCGGCACCATCTCCATCGGCACGAACCCGACGTTCGCGCCGCTGGAGTTCAAGGACTCGCGCGGGCAGAAGATCGGCTTCGACCTCGACCTCGCCCGGGCCGCCGCCGGCGTGCTGGGCCTGGAGCTCGACGTCCGGGAACAGGACTTCACGCTGATCCTGCCGTCGATCTCCGCGGGCACCGTCGATTTCGGCGCGTCCGGGTTCACCAGCAACGAAGAACGCCGCCGGACGTACGACTTCGTCGACTACCTGGACACGGGCCTGCAGTGGGCGCGCCCGGCGGGCTCGACCATCACGCCCGACGACGCCTGCGGCCGCGAAATCTCCGTCCAGCGCGGCACCGTCGCCGAGATGGAGGACCTGCCGGCGCGCAGCGACGCCTGCGTATCCGCCGGAAAGCCGCCGATCAAGCGTCTGGCGTACCAGGACGCCGGCACCGCAGCCACCGCCGTCGTGCTCGGCCGCGCCGACGCGATGGCCGCCGACTCCCCCGTCTCCGCGTGGGCGGTCGGCCGTGCGGACGGGAAGCTGGAGCTGGCCGGCGGCATCTACGACGGCGCTCCCTTCGGCTGGCCGGTGCCGAAGGGCTCCGAGTTGGCGCCGCTGCTGGCCGACGCCCTGCAGCACCTCATCGACACCGGTGAATACGAGCGCATCCTGCACATGTGGGGGCTCGACGACGGCGCCGTGAACCAGGCGCGGATCAATGGAGAGGACATCCGATGA
- a CDS encoding amino acid ABC transporter permease gives MTETKTGFRREPTERELDAPIKAKPLPHPGRWIGAAILLALAAWFVIGAARNEAYHWDVYFRYLLDTRIATAALHTLALTVLAMLIGILGGALIAVLRMSDNPVLSSVSWLYLWIFRGTPVYVQLVFWGLMGTIYSSVSVGFAEIDLQTALQNTFLLAVLGLGLNEAAYMAEIVRAGIQAVPEGQTEASKALGMSWSQTIRRTILPQAMRIIIPPTGNEFISLLKTTSLVVAVPYTAELYGRATDIANELFLPVPMLLVAATWYLAITSVLMVGQHYLEKHFAKGATRHLTARQLAALADAEGVPPMNARVVEKSERANYEEDQR, from the coding sequence ATGACGGAGACGAAGACCGGCTTCCGCCGCGAGCCGACCGAGCGCGAACTCGACGCTCCCATCAAGGCCAAGCCGCTGCCCCACCCGGGCCGGTGGATCGGCGCCGCCATTCTGCTGGCGCTGGCCGCGTGGTTCGTCATCGGCGCCGCCCGCAACGAGGCCTACCACTGGGACGTGTACTTCCGGTACCTGCTGGACACGCGCATCGCGACGGCCGCGCTGCACACGCTGGCGCTGACCGTGCTGGCGATGCTCATCGGCATCCTCGGCGGCGCGCTGATCGCCGTGCTGCGCATGTCGGATAACCCGGTGCTGTCCTCGGTGTCGTGGCTGTACCTGTGGATCTTCCGCGGCACCCCGGTCTACGTGCAGCTGGTGTTCTGGGGCCTGATGGGCACGATCTACAGCTCGGTCAGCGTCGGCTTCGCCGAGATCGACCTGCAGACCGCGCTGCAGAACACCTTCCTGCTCGCCGTGCTGGGCCTGGGCCTCAACGAGGCCGCCTACATGGCCGAGATCGTCCGCGCCGGCATCCAGGCCGTCCCGGAGGGTCAGACGGAGGCGTCGAAGGCCCTGGGCATGAGCTGGAGCCAGACCATCCGCCGCACGATCCTGCCGCAGGCGATGCGCATCATCATCCCGCCGACGGGCAACGAGTTCATTTCGCTGCTCAAGACCACGTCGCTGGTCGTCGCCGTGCCCTACACGGCGGAGCTGTACGGCCGCGCCACGGACATCGCCAACGAGCTGTTCCTGCCGGTGCCGATGCTCCTGGTCGCCGCCACGTGGTACCTGGCCATCACGTCGGTCCTGATGGTCGGCCAGCATTACCTGGAGAAGCACTTCGCCAAGGGCGCCACGCGCCATCTCACCGCCCGCCAGCTCGCGGCGCTCGCCGACGCGGAGGGCGTGCCCCCGATGAACGCCCGCGTCGTGGAGAAGTCCGAGCGCGCCAACTACGAGGAGGATCAGCGATGA
- a CDS encoding amino acid ABC transporter ATP-binding protein: MVEARHVRKSFGRLEVLKGIDLEVPRGTVTCLIGPSGSGKSTLLRCVNHLEQVTAGRLYVDGELIGYRERDGVLHEISPRDAARQRADIGMVFQNFNLFPHRTVLGNIVEAPVHIKGVDPDEAADRAMELLNQVGLAHKADAYPVQLSGGQQQRVAIARALAMDPKLMLFDEPTSALDPELVGDVLGVMRGLADDGMTMMVVTHEMGFAREVADQVVFMDDGVVVEAGSPAQVLGDPREERTQSFLSSLI; encoded by the coding sequence ATGGTGGAGGCGCGCCACGTCCGCAAGTCCTTCGGCCGCCTGGAGGTGCTCAAGGGCATCGACCTGGAGGTTCCCCGCGGCACGGTCACGTGCCTCATCGGCCCGTCGGGTTCCGGCAAGTCGACGCTGCTGCGCTGCGTCAATCACCTGGAGCAGGTCACGGCGGGTCGGCTGTACGTCGACGGCGAGCTGATCGGCTACCGCGAGCGCGACGGCGTGCTCCACGAGATCTCGCCGCGCGACGCCGCCCGCCAGCGCGCGGACATCGGCATGGTCTTCCAGAATTTCAACCTGTTCCCGCACCGCACGGTGCTGGGCAACATCGTCGAGGCCCCCGTCCACATCAAGGGCGTCGACCCCGATGAAGCGGCGGATCGCGCGATGGAGCTGCTCAACCAGGTGGGCCTCGCGCACAAGGCCGACGCGTACCCGGTGCAGCTGTCGGGCGGCCAGCAGCAGCGCGTGGCCATCGCGCGGGCGCTGGCCATGGATCCGAAACTGATGCTTTTCGACGAGCCGACGTCCGCACTGGACCCCGAACTCGTCGGGGACGTCCTGGGCGTCATGCGGGGCCTCGCCGACGACGGCATGACCATGATGGTGGTCACCCACGAGATGGGCTTCGCGCGCGAGGTCGCCGACCAGGTCGTGTTCATGGACGACGGCGTCGTCGTCGAGGCCGGCTCCCCGGCACAGGTGCTGGGCGATCCGCGGGAGGAGCGCACCCAGTCGTTCCTGTCCTCGCTGATCTAG
- a CDS encoding sulfite exporter TauE/SafE family protein — MDLSTWALLVIALVALLGSCLQRVSGMGLGLIGAPVLSLLIGPVAGVLIINVLAAVNAVFQTASVRDNVDWRKFWLIGPLMLAGAIPGAWVVHSTPTAPLQVIVGALVLVGLTVTTFMPDHMRVDGKGYAMASGAAGGFMNTLAGIAGPAITVYAQASRWPQKTFAATLQPLFFIAGAVSLAAKEISAEEPLIPTAPWHLWAIGIVAMVVGLKIGTRIAARTDARKARRLALIIASTGAAVTLVRGVAGMI; from the coding sequence ATGGACCTTTCGACGTGGGCGTTGCTCGTCATTGCGCTGGTGGCGCTGCTGGGCTCGTGCCTGCAGCGCGTATCCGGCATGGGCCTGGGGCTGATCGGCGCCCCGGTGCTGAGCCTGCTCATCGGCCCCGTCGCCGGCGTGCTGATCATCAACGTCCTGGCGGCCGTCAACGCCGTGTTCCAGACGGCGTCGGTGCGCGACAACGTCGACTGGCGGAAGTTCTGGCTGATCGGGCCGCTGATGCTGGCCGGGGCGATCCCCGGCGCGTGGGTGGTGCATTCGACGCCGACGGCGCCGCTGCAGGTCATCGTCGGCGCGCTCGTGCTGGTGGGGCTGACCGTCACCACCTTCATGCCGGATCACATGCGCGTCGACGGCAAGGGTTACGCCATGGCCTCCGGCGCGGCCGGCGGTTTCATGAACACGCTGGCCGGCATCGCCGGGCCCGCGATCACCGTGTACGCGCAGGCGAGCCGGTGGCCCCAGAAGACGTTCGCGGCGACGCTGCAGCCCCTGTTCTTCATCGCCGGGGCGGTGTCGCTGGCGGCGAAGGAGATCTCGGCGGAGGAACCGCTGATCCCGACCGCGCCGTGGCACCTGTGGGCGATCGGGATCGTGGCGATGGTCGTCGGGCTGAAGATCGGCACGCGCATCGCCGCGCGCACCGATGCCCGCAAGGCCCGGCGGCTCGCGCTGATCATCGCCTCCACGGGGGCGGCGGTGACGCTGGTGCGCGGCGTCGCCGGGATGATCTAG
- the gdhA gene encoding NADP-specific glutamate dehydrogenase — MNVDDRVSDFYQLVLRRNAGEPEFHQAVSEVLESLKIVLAKDPEYGEQGLVQRLCEPERQIIFRVPWVDDQGNVQVNRGFRVQFNSVLGPYKGGLRFHPSVNLGIIKFLGFEQIFKNSLTGLPIGGGKGGSDFDPKGKSELEIMRFCQSFMTELNRHIGEYTDVPAGDIGVGGREIGFLFGQYRRLNNRHESGVLTGKGLTWGGSLVRTEATGYGTVYFTQRMMEEHGESLDGAKVLVSGSGNVAIYAIEKAQQLGATVVAFSDSSGYVSTPNGVDVELLREIKEVRRGRVGEYAEEAEGAEFHSKGNLWEVACDVALPCATQNELNGDDAKMLVENGCKYVAEGANMPSTPEAVEFFRKSSIHFAPGKAANAGGVATSALEMQQNATRDSWSFEYTDERLRGIMSNIFDNCAKTAATYDREHDYVVGANIAGFKKVANAMLAQGII; from the coding sequence TTGAACGTCGACGATCGAGTCTCCGACTTCTACCAGCTCGTGCTGCGTCGGAATGCGGGCGAGCCCGAGTTCCACCAGGCCGTGTCCGAGGTCCTCGAATCCTTGAAGATCGTCCTCGCCAAGGATCCCGAGTACGGCGAGCAGGGTCTGGTCCAGCGCCTGTGCGAGCCGGAGCGCCAGATCATCTTCCGCGTCCCGTGGGTGGATGACCAGGGCAACGTCCAGGTCAACCGCGGTTTCCGCGTGCAGTTCAACTCCGTGCTCGGCCCCTACAAGGGCGGCCTGCGCTTCCACCCGAGCGTGAACCTGGGCATCATCAAGTTCCTGGGCTTCGAGCAGATCTTCAAGAACTCCCTCACCGGCCTGCCCATCGGCGGCGGGAAGGGCGGCTCCGACTTCGACCCGAAGGGCAAGTCCGAGCTGGAGATCATGCGCTTCTGCCAGTCCTTCATGACCGAGCTGAACCGCCACATCGGCGAGTACACCGACGTCCCCGCCGGCGACATCGGCGTCGGCGGCCGCGAGATCGGCTTCCTCTTCGGCCAGTACCGCCGCCTGAACAACCGCCACGAGTCCGGCGTCCTCACCGGCAAGGGCCTGACCTGGGGCGGCTCGCTGGTCCGCACCGAGGCCACCGGCTACGGCACCGTGTACTTCACCCAGCGCATGATGGAGGAGCACGGCGAGTCCCTCGACGGCGCGAAGGTCCTCGTCTCCGGCTCCGGCAACGTGGCCATCTACGCCATCGAGAAGGCGCAGCAGCTGGGCGCCACCGTCGTCGCGTTCTCCGACTCCTCCGGCTACGTCTCCACCCCGAACGGCGTGGACGTCGAGCTGCTCCGCGAGATCAAGGAGGTCCGCCGCGGCCGCGTCGGCGAGTACGCCGAGGAGGCCGAGGGCGCCGAGTTCCACTCCAAGGGCAACCTGTGGGAGGTCGCCTGCGACGTCGCGCTGCCGTGCGCCACGCAGAACGAGCTCAACGGCGACGACGCCAAGATGCTCGTCGAGAACGGCTGCAAGTACGTCGCCGAGGGCGCCAACATGCCGTCGACGCCGGAGGCCGTGGAGTTCTTCCGCAAGTCGTCCATCCACTTCGCTCCGGGCAAGGCCGCCAACGCCGGCGGCGTGGCCACCTCCGCCCTGGAGATGCAGCAGAACGCCACCCGCGACTCCTGGTCCTTCGAGTACACGGACGAGCGCCTGCGCGGCATCATGTCCAACATCTTCGACAACTGCGCGAAGACCGCGGCCACCTACGACCGCGAGCACGACTACGTCGTCGGCGCCAACATCGCCGGCTTCAAGAAGGTCGCCAACGCGATGCTCGCGCAGGGCATCATCTAG
- a CDS encoding glycerate kinase: MSPRHADARPERPGATDDDSRGAGIDGRGAVVDPGFTVICCPDSFKGTATAREAADAMAAGVRDAGARAIAAAMADGGEGTAELLAAAWAATDSEDAEESAKEIDGAGRSAIAHAAVAHDVATVDAIGRPFTARWWEPAPGRAVLDLASASGLPAVADAPDALGASTFGTGEVILDALAHGATDITVCLGGSATTDGGAGLITALGARVLGDAQDPGGGALARATRIDFSALDPRARRARWTLVLDVTTPPRDAPSVFGPQKGATPEQVEQLTGALLNWCRICGVDPVEPGYGAAGATPVGIAALVAAADGTGRPTIERGAPLLARATGLDHALTDGTADLILTGEGSVDAQSHVGKVVGWIVDAAAEHAPGGRTTPVHVIGGRVDEGAAVVKRAHAATALPGPPERTREQLRRAAYDATLRAARTAGRARRP, translated from the coding sequence ATGAGCCCACGACACGCGGACGCACGCCCCGAACGCCCCGGCGCAACGGATGACGACTCCCGGGGCGCGGGCATCGACGGACGGGGCGCGGTCGTCGATCCCGGATTCACGGTCATCTGCTGCCCCGACAGTTTCAAGGGAACGGCGACCGCCCGCGAAGCCGCCGACGCGATGGCCGCCGGGGTCCGCGACGCCGGGGCCCGAGCGATCGCCGCGGCCATGGCCGACGGCGGCGAGGGGACGGCCGAGTTGCTGGCCGCGGCGTGGGCGGCGACGGATTCCGAAGATGCGGAGGAGTCCGCGAAGGAAATCGACGGCGCCGGCCGTTCGGCGATCGCCCACGCGGCGGTCGCCCACGACGTCGCGACGGTCGACGCCATCGGCCGGCCGTTCACGGCGCGATGGTGGGAGCCGGCGCCGGGCCGGGCGGTGCTCGACCTTGCCTCCGCATCCGGTCTGCCCGCCGTCGCCGATGCCCCGGACGCGCTCGGCGCGTCGACGTTCGGGACCGGCGAAGTCATCCTCGACGCCCTCGCCCACGGCGCCACGGACATCACTGTGTGCCTCGGCGGTTCCGCGACGACGGACGGCGGCGCCGGCCTGATCACGGCCCTCGGTGCCCGGGTCCTGGGCGATGCGCAAGACCCGGGCGGCGGGGCCCTCGCCCGGGCCACCCGGATAGATTTCTCCGCACTCGATCCCAGGGCCCGGCGCGCCCGATGGACGCTCGTTCTCGACGTCACCACCCCGCCCCGCGATGCCCCGTCGGTGTTCGGACCGCAGAAGGGCGCGACGCCGGAGCAAGTCGAGCAGCTCACCGGAGCGCTGCTGAACTGGTGCCGGATCTGCGGCGTCGATCCCGTCGAACCCGGCTACGGCGCGGCGGGCGCGACCCCGGTCGGCATCGCGGCCCTCGTCGCGGCGGCCGATGGCACCGGCCGCCCGACCATCGAACGCGGCGCTCCCCTGCTCGCCCGCGCCACGGGCCTCGACCACGCGCTCACCGACGGCACCGCCGACCTCATCCTCACCGGCGAAGGGTCCGTCGACGCCCAAAGCCACGTGGGCAAGGTCGTCGGGTGGATCGTCGACGCCGCTGCGGAACACGCGCCGGGCGGGCGCACCACGCCGGTCCACGTGATCGGCGGCAGGGTCGACGAGGGCGCGGCCGTCGTCAAGCGCGCACATGCGGCAACCGCACTGCCGGGCCCTCCGGAACGGACCCGGGAACAGTTGCGGCGCGCCGCATATGACGCCACCCTCCGCGCCGCGCGGACGGCGGGGCGGGCGCGGCGGCCGTAA
- a CDS encoding DUF4921 family protein, with protein MQEIGTPLVTLADGTVKQLNPFSGTQVWTVPGRGNRPLGISRPDPKPLTDADFTSRDAFGSANALQTPPEKARVVRDDSSPTGFRTIHGVLPGQIHETRAEFRRVPNLFEIVSYGYWAANYDFMPDDETRERMAAYLADPAGRDHVLAIVRTRLKAGGMAPEAVAELSDGELLEHAPGYFAGGHDVIIARRHFVDGATRDDQLASSGTLTVDEHRAFIGFTVESMADLYRRNRYVRYVAAFQNWLKPAGASFDHLHKQLVAIDEHGEQLEREISRLRENPNMYNEFAVDYAARHNLVIAENDHAVAFAGFGHRYPTLEIHSKSPTCEPWRQRPEEIAGMSDLLHACHAAAGPDVPCNEEWHHRPIDLDVRMPWRVMIKWRVSNLAGFEGGTKIYLNTISPQDLRDRVVPQLYRLRDERRIAGDIRIAVECECRPNSLHYNPKVSKESRL; from the coding sequence ATGCAGGAAATCGGAACGCCCTTGGTCACGCTGGCGGACGGCACCGTCAAGCAGCTCAACCCATTCTCCGGCACCCAGGTGTGGACCGTCCCGGGCCGCGGCAACCGCCCGCTGGGCATCTCGCGCCCCGACCCGAAGCCGCTGACCGACGCCGATTTCACCTCGCGCGACGCGTTCGGCTCCGCCAACGCCCTGCAGACGCCGCCGGAGAAGGCCCGCGTCGTCCGCGACGATTCCTCCCCCACCGGTTTCCGCACCATCCACGGCGTCCTGCCCGGCCAGATCCACGAGACTCGGGCGGAGTTCCGGCGGGTGCCCAATCTCTTCGAGATCGTCAGCTACGGCTACTGGGCCGCCAACTACGACTTCATGCCGGATGACGAGACCCGCGAGCGCATGGCCGCGTACCTCGCCGATCCCGCCGGCCGCGATCACGTGCTGGCGATCGTGCGCACGCGCCTGAAGGCCGGCGGCATGGCGCCCGAGGCGGTCGCGGAGCTTTCCGACGGCGAGCTGCTCGAGCATGCGCCCGGCTACTTCGCGGGCGGCCACGACGTGATCATCGCGCGGCGGCACTTCGTCGACGGGGCGACGCGCGACGACCAGCTGGCGTCGTCGGGCACGCTGACCGTCGACGAGCACCGGGCGTTCATCGGCTTCACCGTGGAGTCGATGGCCGACCTGTACCGCCGCAACCGCTACGTGCGCTACGTCGCGGCGTTCCAGAACTGGCTCAAGCCGGCCGGCGCGAGCTTCGACCACCTGCACAAGCAGCTGGTGGCCATCGACGAGCACGGCGAGCAGCTGGAGCGGGAGATCAGCCGCCTGCGCGAGAACCCGAACATGTACAACGAGTTCGCGGTGGATTACGCGGCGCGGCACAACCTGGTCATCGCGGAAAACGACCATGCGGTGGCGTTCGCGGGGTTCGGGCACCGCTACCCCACCCTCGAGATCCACTCGAAGTCGCCGACGTGCGAGCCGTGGCGGCAGCGGCCCGAGGAGATCGCCGGCATGAGCGACCTGCTCCACGCCTGCCATGCCGCCGCCGGCCCCGACGTGCCGTGCAACGAGGAGTGGCACCACCGGCCCATCGACCTCGACGTGCGCATGCCGTGGCGGGTGATGATCAAGTGGCGCGTGTCCAACCTCGCCGGCTTCGAGGGCGGCACGAAGATCTACCTGAACACCATCTCCCCGCAGGACCTGCGCGACCGCGTGGTGCCGCAGCTCTACCGCCTGCGCGACGAACGCCGCATCGCCGGCGACATCCGCATCGCCGTCGAATGCGAATGCCGCCCCAACTCCCTGCACTACAACCCGAAGGTGTCCAAGGAGTCGCGGCTGTAG
- a CDS encoding urease subunit gamma, which yields MELTPREIDKLMVFTVAEVARRRRARGVVLNRPEAIALITDAVVEAARDGVSVARAAEIGTLVLREADVMPGVRAMIPLIQVEATFPDGTKLVSVHDPIGGPSDPEASR from the coding sequence ATGGAATTGACCCCCAGGGAAATCGACAAGCTGATGGTCTTCACCGTCGCCGAGGTGGCTCGGCGCCGCCGTGCCCGCGGCGTGGTGTTGAACCGTCCCGAAGCCATCGCCCTGATCACCGACGCCGTCGTCGAAGCCGCCCGAGACGGCGTGTCCGTCGCACGGGCCGCGGAAATCGGCACTCTGGTGCTCCGCGAAGCCGACGTCATGCCGGGCGTGCGCGCGATGATCCCGCTGATCCAGGTGGAGGCCACTTTTCCCGATGGCACGAAGCTCGTCTCGGTCCACGACCCCATCGGCGGGCCGTCCGACCCGGAGGCGTCGAGGTGA